A stretch of Brassica napus cultivar Da-Ae chromosome C6, Da-Ae, whole genome shotgun sequence DNA encodes these proteins:
- the LOC125588294 gene encoding uncharacterized protein LOC125588294, translating into MDSIPEIMFAAGEEPVGVRVLTYQSSRAIKKIIKGLDEEEILSIRASSFGKIIDIGEKPLFSGRFTRYMMSRQLKVKKKHEVWFRFAGQPIRFSLREFAIVTGLPCGKFPPKSKMKMKETITEKPYWPSLFGKVEVVTVSSVIKMLRRRTVTDRETRIKFACLAILSSVLLPTSLNMKISREHAEAIEDMDDFYSFPWGRLAYEMLMNSIKERDEISLSQNTIAVKGFALALQLVLVEAVPSLTEVVQETCSSSESESADDVEEGSERSSKKQTLSPAHARNLDKKTEVYVKSIIDEDPTRPLDESTLGWYDEVEDVGVDNLVKLINQGYKFCASMFKGGATKADVQRMREDAKERAKEKKSRKAPVNPSTVDGGNCEAAAGLMDMIKPDLMRIDGNVSSTMRAVNDMITKIGVWHGAIKTEVGEWMGIIKEEIQGQISLALKEAEGTSTHPPAVPIVTPPAPRNPEVGVADGRQNVGAEANVTVDPQNDGTALSASSHTHMRKDGVNEINVPDNETKEQVPEAPSFSLGLTQQEKSPCNEQLGAVRLAADLNVGHDEGEENVEGNNVYSEVTITKFQQLGEKLLSSFVINVAGLSVSDKDIKDIAERSRPLSAKVVDVVTRILRTVQDK; encoded by the exons ATGGACTCAATACCGGAAATAATGTTTGCTGCCGGAGAAGAGCCCGTCGGAGTCAGGGTTCTGACCTACCAATCATCTCGAgcgataaaaaaaataatcaaagggcttgatgaagaagaaataCTCTCTATACGGGCGTCGTCTTTTGGGAAGATAATCGACATCGGAGAGAAGCCTTTGTTTTCGGGGAGATTCACGAGGTACATGATGTCAAGACAGctgaaggtgaagaagaagcaCGAGGTGTGGTTTAGGTTTGCCGGTCAGCCGATTAGGTTCTCGTTGAGGGAGTTTGCAATAGTAACTGGGCTTCCATGTGGTAAATTTCCACCAAAAtcgaagatgaagatgaaagaGACTATTACCGAGAAGCCATACTGGCCTTCGTTGTTTGGGAAAGTGGAGGTTGTGACTGTATCTTCCGTAATCAAGATGCTTCGCCGGAGAACCGTGACGGATAGAGAAACCCGGATTAAGTTTGCATGTCTGGCTATTCTCTCTTCTGTCCTGCTGCCTACAAGCCTGAATATGAAGATCTCCAGAGAGCATGCTGAGGCCATTGAGGATATGGATGACTTCTATTCATTCCCGTGGGGGAGATTGGCGTACGAAATGCTGATGAATAGTATAAAAGAAAGAGATGAGATCTCACTGTCACAAAACACTATTGCCGTGAAGGGCTTTGCTCTAGCTCTTCAGCTAGTACTGGTAGAAGCTGTACCCTCTTTAACAGAAGTAGTCCAAGAAACATGTTCCTCTTCAGAATCAGAAAGCGCCGACGATGTTGAGGAAGGGTCTGAAAGGTCATCCAAAAAGCAAACGCTAAGCCCTGCTCACGCCCGTAACCTCGACAAGAAAACCGAG GTATATGTGAAGAGCATAATTGATGAAGATCCAACCCGACCATTGGATGAGAGTACACTCGGTTGGTATGATGAGGTGGAAGATGTTGGGGTGGACAATCTAGTGAAGCTTATAAATCAAGGCTATAAGTTTTGTGCCTCTATGTTTAAAGGTGGAGCGACAAAGGCAGATGTGCAGAGGATGAGAGAGGATGCAAAAGAAAGAGCTAAAGAGAAGAAAAGTAGAAAAGCACCAGTGAACCCAAGCACTGTAGATGGAGGAAATTGTGAAGCTGCTGCTGGTTTGATGGATATGATAAAGCCGGATCTGATGAGGATTGATGGGAATGTGTCTTCTACAATGAGAGCCGTTAATGATATGATCACAAAGATAGGAGTGTGGCATGGGGCCATAAAAACAGAGGTGGGAGAATGGATGGGGATAATAAAAGAGGAAATTCAAGGGCAGATTAGCTTGGCTCTTAAAGAAGCAGAAGGAACATCAACACATCCTCCAGCAGTTCCTATAGTCACACCACCTGCCCCGAGAAATCCA GAGGTCGGCGTTGCTGACGGACGTCAAAACGTTGGAGCCGAAGCCAACGTCACTGTTGATCCACAGAACGACGGGACTGCTCTATCAGCATCGAGCCACACTCATATGAGGAAGGATGGAGTCAATGAGATAAAT GTACCCGACAATGAGACAAAGGAACAAGTACCCGAAGCTCCTAGTTTTTCACTCGGTCTCACTCAGCAGGAGAAGAGTCCTTGTAATGAGCAGTTAGGGGCAGTACGGCTAGCTGCAGATCTAAATGTTGGGCATGACGAAGGCGAGGAGAATGTGGAGGGAAATAACGTTT ACAGTGAAGTGACTATAACCAAGTTCCAGCAATTAGGGGAGAAGCTTCTGAGCTCATT TGTTATCAATGTGGCTGGACTATCTGTGTCGGATAAGGACATTAAGGACATCGCTGAAAGATCCCGTCCTCTCTCCGCGAAGGTTGTCGATGTAGTCACCCGTATACTCCGTACAGTTCAAGACAAATAG